Within the Methanorbis furvi genome, the region CGATAGCAACCGTGTCCTCCTTATCATACGTGAGAATCGGCCGGAGAATCGGCGTCTTTACCGATGCCGTAATCACTCCCATATTCTGAATTGTCTGGGACGCAACCTGTCCGAGATTTTCTCCTGACGCAAGAGCATCGTACTTTCCATGGAGCGCGAGCCGGTCTGCAACCCGCATCATAAACCGTTTGCAGTAGATGCAGGTGTAATGCGTCTCGCATGCGGATGAGACCGCATCAAAAAACGGCTCCATGTTCACAACCCACACCGGAAAATTTCTGCCGGGCGACCAGGTCGAGAGAATTCTTGCATTGTCAAGCGCGAGTCCCTTCGTTGCAGGACCCGCCCATCGTCCGCCGTCCATGAACACACCTGAGAGTACAACACCGCGCCGCATCAGAAGCCATGCCGCAACCGGCGAGTCGATACCTGCTGAAAGCAGTAGCATTGCACGGCCGGCCGTTCCAAGCGGCAGACCGCCCTGACCCTGGATGCGTTCATCATACACAATTCCGCCGTACTCGCGTGCCTCAACAAAGAGCTCGTACTCAGGATTGTCGAGGTCCACCACAAAGTCAGGAACTTTTTCCCAGACCGCGTCTGCAACAATTCGTGCAAGCTCCTGACTGGTGATCCCTTTCACCTGCTGACGTCTTGCACGCACCGCAAACCGCATGCCGGGTTTGAGTTTTTTCTCTGCAAGCGCAACGGCTGCTGAACAGATCTCCTCAGGACTGTTGCCGCAGGTTGTACAGATACTGACGTCCACAATTCCAAAGATCCGTGCAACCTCGGGAGCGATTTTTTCTGCGTCCCCATAGATCAGAACCCGTCCGCGATACTCCTCGGTCTGGTATGCAATGTCTTTTGCATCAAGAGCCGCACGAATGTTTCGCATGAGGGCTGTCATGAACTGTTTTTTTACCGGCTCACTCTTCAGCCAGAGCTCACCGATTCTCACCATTACTGCTGTGTTTGTTTCCATCGAGTAACACCTCCCGAAATATAGCCCGCAACCCTTACCCGCGAGAAACCAAATCTCTCAAGCTCTGCTGCATGTTTTGATGCAAGCTGCATTTCTCCTGCCTCAACCTCCACAACCGCCTCATCGCCGATCAGCCGCACGCGAAGGATGCCGGCAATTCCCTGTTCATGAAGAAATGTCTCTGCTGCTGCAACACGGTTGAGTTTTTCCTCGGTGATCACAACTCCAAAAGGAATCCTGGTCGCAAGACATGATGAGGGAGGAATTATCGGAACGCCGAGAGTTTCTGCAAGTGACAGAACCTCTTCTTTGTCAATCCCTGCCTCGGCAAACGGACTGCAGACGCCAAGTTCCAGAAGGGCCGCGTGTCCAGGCCGGTCTTCAGGCATATCATCCGCATGCGTGCCGTCACAGATTTTGCAGCCTTGTGCTTTCGCGAGGTCAGCAAGTGATCCCATGATCTTTTTCTTGCACAAATAACAGCGGTCCACCGGGTTTGCGGCAATGGATCTATCCTCCAGAATTTTGATCTGAATTGAATGCCATGGAACTCCGAGTTTTTTGCAGAACTTTTCCGCACGTTCTGTTTCGCCGGGCACCTCGAACTCCGAGACGACGGTTGCGGCGATTACTGAAATGTTCACCGCTTTCGCTGCGGCGAGAAGGGTCAGACTGTCCTGCCCTCCCGAGAGTGCGATCAGTATCGGGGAGTTTTTCTGCAAAATCCCGGAAAGTTTTGAAGGAACTGTTTTCATGATAAAATTCACTGTGTGAATTAGGTCTCTTTATCAGTATATGCTCTAACCTGATAAATATGCGGCGGCTTTACCTGAGGATTTTGTGGATGATGATCTGTGCTGCCTTGTATCACAACATCTATAACAATCAGGACTGAACTTATTAAGAGTGAGAAATGGCTGCAAAGAAATCCTCCAAAAAAAGTGAAGAACCAGAAGCATCAGCAAAGCTCTTCTATATCTTCTATAATCAGGAGCGTTGGGACAACTGGCTGAACACCCTTGCGGAAGCGGACTTCTCGGGCGATGATGAGAGTGAAGAGATGCCGGAAGGATACCGCATTCTTGACGGTTTTTCCGATGACATTACTCTTGCGACAATAAAGATCATCAGACTTTTCCAGAACGGAAGAATATCTCTGGAGGACGCGAGGGCCAAACTCCGCGGCGTGGAAGAGATCGTCATGAGTGAGGTGCAGAACGAGGATGTTGCTGAGATTATCGGGTCCATGCAGGTCTCCATGCTGGTGCTCTTTGCAGCAGGACAGAAATATCTTGAGCAGGCTTATCCTCCGTCTGAAGAGGTCAAAAATCTTGTCAAGGACGGACGCAAGGTCTTTGACAAAGATCCGGAAAAGGCTCTTGACATGGCATCGTCGATTGGTGCTGCTGTGATTAATGGTGCAAGCTGCTGCGGCAAATATGTGAAGGACACGGATGAGCCGACGCTTTTTGATGAGTGGCTGGTGGAGGTCGAACGCATTGCCGATGCGATGAAATCTCTGAAGAACTTCGACGAGGAAGCCGGAGAAGCCCAGTGATTGCAGGCCGCGCAAGATTTCGTTACATCAAAAAGTTGCAGCGAGCGGCAGGCTACCGGTTGCCGGACGGGGCATTTCATCCGGCGAACCTTGAGGCGATTACCGGTTCGATGAATATTGACAGTCTTGATCCCGGAACAAGGGATCAGGTCATGCGGTTTTACAAGGATTTTCTTGAGTGCAGCTGTCGCGACTCGCCGCTCTGCGGATGTCCGGAGCGCAAGTTTGTTATTGCGATTCTGGAGCTGCGCGAGATGGGACTCAGTCACCGTGAGATCCACAACCATCTGATCGATGAGTACGGTGTTGATCTTTTTCCAGCAGATATCCTGAGTTTTCTTGAGGACTCTGTTCATCTGCTGGAAGCAATCCGCAGTGTTGCCAATCTTGCGGAACAAAAAGAGCTGGTTGAGTTATCGGATGAACATATCCGTCAGATCGCACGATGAGATTTTGAAACGCGAATCGCAGGTCTTCCACACGACGTTCCGTCGTGTTTAACTCCTCCCTTCGGGAGTCGTTTCGGCCTGCTCACCGCTTCGCGGAATAGCGCGAATAAAAAAATTATTTGTATTTTTTCTGAGCAGAGATGTTCGTCTAAAAATATATGATTCAGGCCCTTCCTTAAAAATCGCCATTGACGATTTTTTTTATTCGTG harbors:
- a CDS encoding tRNA sulfurtransferase, whose amino-acid sequence is METNTAVMVRIGELWLKSEPVKKQFMTALMRNIRAALDAKDIAYQTEEYRGRVLIYGDAEKIAPEVARIFGIVDVSICTTCGNSPEEICSAAVALAEKKLKPGMRFAVRARRQQVKGITSQELARIVADAVWEKVPDFVVDLDNPEYELFVEAREYGGIVYDERIQGQGGLPLGTAGRAMLLLSAGIDSPVAAWLLMRRGVVLSGVFMDGGRWAGPATKGLALDNARILSTWSPGRNFPVWVVNMEPFFDAVSSACETHYTCIYCKRFMMRVADRLALHGKYDALASGENLGQVASQTIQNMGVITASVKTPILRPILTYDKEDTVAIARKIGTFHECPGDTGCRAVPKKPATRSDVDLIEAQEAKLNLSDLIEAAAATAELWIARDGEVFQKIIDA
- the larE gene encoding ATP-dependent sacrificial sulfur transferase LarE, translating into MKTVPSKLSGILQKNSPILIALSGGQDSLTLLAAAKAVNISVIAATVVSEFEVPGETERAEKFCKKLGVPWHSIQIKILEDRSIAANPVDRCYLCKKKIMGSLADLAKAQGCKICDGTHADDMPEDRPGHAALLELGVCSPFAEAGIDKEEVLSLAETLGVPIIPPSSCLATRIPFGVVITEEKLNRVAAAETFLHEQGIAGILRVRLIGDEAVVEVEAGEMQLASKHAAELERFGFSRVRVAGYISGGVTRWKQTQQ
- a CDS encoding DUF2150 family protein, with protein sequence MAAKKSSKKSEEPEASAKLFYIFYNQERWDNWLNTLAEADFSGDDESEEMPEGYRILDGFSDDITLATIKIIRLFQNGRISLEDARAKLRGVEEIVMSEVQNEDVAEIIGSMQVSMLVLFAAGQKYLEQAYPPSEEVKNLVKDGRKVFDKDPEKALDMASSIGAAVINGASCCGKYVKDTDEPTLFDEWLVEVERIADAMKSLKNFDEEAGEAQ
- a CDS encoding DUF5814 domain-containing protein — its product is MIAGRARFRYIKKLQRAAGYRLPDGAFHPANLEAITGSMNIDSLDPGTRDQVMRFYKDFLECSCRDSPLCGCPERKFVIAILELREMGLSHREIHNHLIDEYGVDLFPADILSFLEDSVHLLEAIRSVANLAEQKELVELSDEHIRQIAR